The Bacillota bacterium DNA segment TGCCATCATATCACGGAGAAGCTTGTCATGATTTGGAATCCATTGTATGCAGGCGTTTGAAAACACGATGTCAAAATCGCTTCCAAGCGATCTTAAATCATTCTCAGCGTCGCAAATTTTAAAATCAAGGTTTGGATATTCGAGTTTAGAGGTTTCAATCATATTTTTCGAGCTGTCTATGCCAAGAATGTAAGCGTCATTAAATTTATTTTTTAATGCTGCTGTGCTGTTGCCGGGGCCGCAGCCAATGTCGACGATCTTCTGAGGATCTTTTATTAGTATCCGGTTCACAAGATCGACAGAAGGCTGTGTGCGTTCGTTTTCGAACATCAGGTATCTATTTGAGTCCCAGTCTGCCATTTTCGTCACTCCCTTTAAAAAATATTGTAAAAAAGATAAAAATAGTATAAACTTATTAAATACTAAAAATCTTGGAAAAGGGTGTCAACGTGAAAATAAATCTTGTCATTTTTGATATGGACGGGCTGATGTTCGATACTGAAAAGCTTTCATACGAGGGCTGGAGTCTCGGCTGTTCCAGATATGGGTATAAGCTCACTGATGATTTTTTCAAAACGCTTGTCGCATGCAATATGAAAGTCATAGAGCACAGGTTTTGTAAGCATTTCGGTGAGGACACGCCGTATAAACAAATCGAAAGCATTTGGGACGACTATATAGTGGATACGATCAAAGAAAAGGGCATACCTGTCAAAAAGGGGCTTTTAGAGCTTCTGGATTACTTAGATGAAAAAGGTATACATAAAGCTGTCGCCTCGTCGTCAGATCGGACGAGGGTGGAATTGTGCATCAAAAGCGCTAATATTATGGAAAGGTTCGACTGCATCATCTGCGGAAGCGATATAAAAAGAGGAAAGCCAGAGCCGGACATATTCCTTACAGCCGCCGAAAGGCTTAACTGCGCCGCGTCCGAATGCGCCGTGCTTGAGGATTCTGAAAACGGGATTTTAGCCGCAAGCAGGGCGGGGATGATGCCAATCATGGTTCCAGACCTTATACAGCCGTCGGATGAAACAAAAAAGCTCTATCACAAAAAATTAGATTCGCTTTTAGATGTTCGGGATTATTTTATGAAAATAAATGCGGCGCCTAATCCGTAAGTGCAAATTCAACGGCAGATTCAGCGTGTATCCTTGTGGTGTCGAATACCGGGATCGACACGTCTTCCTGCTTAATCAAAATCGGTATCTCTGTACATCCCAAAACTATGGCTTTTGCCCCTTTTGAGGCAAGGCCATTTATTATTTTAATGTACTCTTTTTTTGACTCTGCTTTGACTATCCCTTTGCACAATTCGCTGTATATAACGTCGTGGACTGTATTCCTTGCCTTTTCATCAGGTATCACGACGTCTATATCGAACTTATCTTTCAGCACTTTTTTATAAAAATCCTGCTCCATCGTAAACTTCGTTCCGAGCAGGCCGACTTTTTTTATTCCTTTTTCCGCAATCTTTTCACCTGCACACTCAGCGATGTGCAGCACTTTAAGTCCTGTAGATCTCTCAATATCATCAGCCATTTTGTGCATCGTATTGGTGCATATGACG contains these protein-coding regions:
- a CDS encoding HAD family phosphatase, whose protein sequence is MKINLVIFDMDGLMFDTEKLSYEGWSLGCSRYGYKLTDDFFKTLVACNMKVIEHRFCKHFGEDTPYKQIESIWDDYIVDTIKEKGIPVKKGLLELLDYLDEKGIHKAVASSSDRTRVELCIKSANIMERFDCIICGSDIKRGKPEPDIFLTAAERLNCAASECAVLEDSENGILAASRAGMMPIMVPDLIQPSDETKKLYHKKLDSLLDVRDYFMKINAAPNP
- a CDS encoding aspartate/glutamate racemase family protein; protein product: MKKIGLIGGMSCESTLDYYKIINETVKKKLGGFHSAECLLYSVDFDQIERLQHEDRWEDLTGIMIDAANRLKCGGADFIVICTNTMHKMADDIERSTGLKVLHIAECAGEKIAEKGIKKVGLLGTKFTMEQDFYKKVLKDKFDIDVVIPDEKARNTVHDVIYSELCKGIVKAESKKEYIKIINGLASKGAKAIVLGCTEIPILIKQEDVSIPVFDTTRIHAESAVEFALTD